One part of the Pecten maximus chromosome 1, xPecMax1.1, whole genome shotgun sequence genome encodes these proteins:
- the LOC117338467 gene encoding BTB/POZ domain-containing protein 17-like produces the protein MKRFSPSGQHYPDPSKPPENGPEEINADNINDGSKKVKTSQSFESLFDNETLSDVILNVNDGQFVFNGHKMILGMKSDTLAALLNETSGLDSDEKPVLCLHESIECSLVFSRFLYFIYSGAVWLHRDYVLPLHKLAAKYSVKSLVHHCQSYVTQILHNMMGVYENIRGFQVEVVCDLYECNLFPEDIRNLSFKVLCAKFKELVQCDRWQNCSWQLVCDLIRSDDCMAEENLILTSATDWMKKNNLSDKTLIEDILVNIRYPFLHRRILYQLQKNGAFKNFPQVQVLVNNAVHYHCFKDLAEAKDEFVGLQYTPRHYQSRSFTPSVLSSRAQSTDQISNLHHLQSNMVNGTMPSNQLSHSNLEQNILNHSVLVQSLNQPVSFVQNLTSSQLVQSVRPNVIRNTEPVTVSMTPGVIPSSVVLNGNNMSHSHSDSRNSTVASALGPVTSSVTPNMPPAMNLVQNLVSNTAFGNPGSKMGEAHHAGYR, from the coding sequence ATGAAAAGATTCAGTCCAAGCGGCCAACACTATCCTGACCCGTCCAAGCCCCCAGAAAACGGGCCCGAGGAAATAAACGCTGACAATATCAACGATGGAAGTAAGAAAGTGAAAACGTCACAGTCATTTGAATCCCTTTTTGACAACGAAACTTTGAGTGATGTCATTCTTAACGTTAACGATGGCCAATTTGTGTTCAATGGCCATAAGATGATATTGGGAATGAAAAGTGATACATTAGCAGCTTTATTAAACGAAACAAGTGGTTTGGATTCGGACGAAAAGCCGGTGTTGTGCCTGCACGAGTCTATCGAGTGTAGCCTCGTATTTAGTcgttttctttatttcatatacAGCGGAGCTGTTTGGCTTCATCGTGATTACGTACTCCCACTTCACAAGCTGGCGGCGAAATACTCCGTCAAGTCCCTTGTACATCATTGTCAGAGTTATGTGACACAAATACTTCACAATATGATGGGAGTTTATGAAAACATTCGTGGATTCCAAGTCGAGGTTGTCTGTGATCTTTATGAGTGCAACTTATTCCCAGAGGACATTAGGAATTTATCATTCAAAGTCTTGTGTGCCAAATTCAAAGAGCTTGTGCAGTGTGACAGGTGGCAAAACTGCAGCTGGCAACTCGTATGTGACCTTATCCGTTCGGATGACTGCATGGCTGAGGAAAACTTAATCCTCACCTCCGCGACGGACTGGATGAAGAAGAATAACCTAAGTGACAAGACACTTATTGAGGATATCCTTGTTAACATACGGTATCCATTTCTTCACAGACGCATTTTGTACCAACTTCAAAAGAACGGAGCGTTCAAAAACTTTCCCCAGGTTCAGGTTTTGGTTAATAATGCAGTGCATTATCACTGTTTTAAAGATTTGGCCGAGGCAAAAGACGAATTCGTAGGATTGCAGTATACGCCGCGCCATTATCAATCCCGATCGTTTACCCCCAGTGTTCTTTCTAGTCGTGCCCAGTCAACCGACCAGATTTCAAACCTTCATCACCTTCAATCGAACATGGTCAACGGCACCATGCCATCTAATCAACTGTCGCACTCGAACCTGGAGCAAAACATTCTCAACCACAGTGTTCTTGTTCAGAGCCTAAATCAACCGGTGAGTTTCGTTCAAAACCTAACTTCTTCCCAACTTGTGCAAAGCGTACGGCCAAATGTGATTCGTAACACGGAACCAGTAACAGTTTCCATGACTCCGGGAGTAATTCCGTCCTCCGTTGTTTTAAACGGTAACAACATGTCTCATAGCCACAGCGACTCTCGAAATTCGACAGTGGCAAGTGCTCTTGGTCCTGTGACATCATCAGTGACGCCTAATATGCCCCCTGCAATGAATCTAGTGCAAAACCTTGTGTCTAATACTGCTTTCGGGAACCCTGGCTCAAAGATGGGAGAAGCTCATCACGCTGGTTATAGGTGA